A genomic stretch from Rhineura floridana isolate rRhiFlo1 chromosome 18, rRhiFlo1.hap2, whole genome shotgun sequence includes:
- the SLC39A3 gene encoding zinc transporter ZIP3: MKLLVAKLLCLVGVFGLMLGGTLLPVRFIDTDYEKAERSKRIISLCNSFAGGVFLATCFNALLPAVREKLAEVLKLGNVETDYPLAETIMLMGFFMTVFVEQLVLTFRKEKPPFIDLETFNAGSDAGSDSEYESPFIESPSWGRNHHHHHGEHAHTSHSQCGLNVHELSRSTPLRLFSLVFALSAHSIFEGLALGLQEEGHKVMSLFLGVAIHETLVAVALGITMAKTGLTLKEAAKLAVAVSLMIPLGIAIGMGIESRHSVASAVASVLLQGIASGTFLFVTFFEILAKELEDKSNHLLKVLFLVLGYTVLAGLVFFKW, translated from the exons ATGAAGCTGCTGGTGGCCAAGCTGCTGTGCCTAGTGGGCGTCTTCGGGCTGATGCTGGGCGGCACCCTCCTGCCTGTCAGGTTCATCGACACCGACTACGAGAAGGCCGAGCGCTCCAAGAGGATCATCAGCCTTTGCAACTCCTTTGCCGGGGGGGTCTTCCTGGCCACCTGCTTTAACGCCCTCCTTCCCGCCGTGCGAGAGAAG CTCGCAGAAGTTCTGAAACTGGGCAACGTGGAAACCGACTACCCCTTGGCGGAGACGATTATGCTGATGGGATTTTTCATGACGGTCTTTGTGGAGCAACTGGTCCTGACCTTCCGGAAGGAGAAGCCTCCCTTCATTGACCTGGAGACCTTCAATGCCGGCTCAGATGCTGGCAGTGACTCTGAGTACGAGAGCCCCTTCATCGAGTCGCCGTCCTGGGGgcgcaaccaccaccaccaccacggggAGCACGCCCACACCAGCCACAGCCAGTGCGGCCTGAACGTCCACGAGCTCTCGCGCTCCACCCCGCTGCGCCTCTTCAGCCTGGTCTTCGCCTTGTCTGCGCACTCCATCTTCGAGGGCCTGGCCctgggcctgcaggaagagggcCACAAAGTCATGAGCCTCTTCCTGGGCGTGGCCATCCACGAGACGCTGGTGGCCGTGGCCCTGGGCATCACCATGGCCAAGACCGGGCTGACGCTGAAAGAGGCTGCCAAGCTGGCCGTGGCCGTTAGCCTGATGATCCCGCTGGGCATCGCCATCGGCATGGGCATCGAGAGTCGGCACAGCGTGGCCAGCGCCGTGGCCTCTGTCCTCCTGCAAGGGATTGCCAGCGGCACCTTCCTCTTCGTCACCTTCTTTGAGATCCTGGCCAAGGAGCTGGAAGACAAGAGCAACCATCTCCTCAAGGTCCTCTTCCTGGTCTTGGGCTACACCGTTCTGGCGGGCCTCGTCTTCTTCAAGTGGTGA
- the SGTA gene encoding small glutamine-rich tetratricopeptide repeat-containing protein alpha isoform X3, producing MADKRRLAFSIIQFLQDQLQDGGLSPDAQESLEVAIQCLETAFGVSMDDRGLALSQTLPEIFEAAAAQEPQQTSAVSEPVTLSEEDAAEAERLKAEGNEQMKAENFESAITYYGKAIELNPSNAVYYCNSLALSSLNKLSEAVVYYRKALELDPDNETYKSNLKVTEQKMETPSPSTGGTGGFDLAGLLNNPGFMSMASNLMNNPQVQQLMSGMISGGANPMAAPGASASPNDLASLIQAGQQFAQQMQQQNPELIEQLRSQIRSRTPSASNEEQQE from the exons ATGGCCGACAAGAGGCGCTTGGCGTTCTCCATCATTCAGTTTCTCCAAGACCAGCTGCAAGATGGGGGGCTCTCCCCAGATGCCCAAGAGAGCCTGGAAG TTGCCATCCAGTGCCTGGAGACGGCCTTTGGGGTGTCCATGGACGACAGAGGCTTAGCCTTGTCCCAGACGTTGCCTGAAATTTTTGAAGCTGCTGCAGCTCAG GAACCGCAGCAAACCTCAGCAGTGTCTGAGCCCGTCACCCTCTCAGAAGAAGACGCAGCTGAAGCAGAGAGGCTGAAAGCTGAGG GAAACGAGCAGATGAAGGCAGAAAACTTTGAAAGTGCCATCACGTACTACGGAAAAGCCATTGAACTGAACCCCTCCAATGCAGTTTACTATTGCAACAG CTTAGCACTGTCCAGCCTGAACAAACTCTCAGAAGCCGTCGTCTACTACAGAAAAGCCTTGGAGCTTGATCCAGACAACGAAACTTACAAGTCGAACCTGAAAGTCACCGAGCAGAAAATGGAGACGCCGAGCCCTTCG ACAGGGGGCACTGGAGGCTTCGATTTAGCTGGCTTGCTCAACAACCCTGGATTCATGAGCATG gcaTCTAACCTGATGAACAATCCACAGGTACAGCAGTT aatgTCTGGGATGATCTCAGGCGGTGCCAACCCGATGGCAGCTCCAGGGGCCAGCGCGTCCCCCAACGACCTTGCTAGCCTTATCCAAGC aggCCAACAGTTCGCTCAGCAGATGCAGCAGCAGAATCCTGAGCTCATAGAACAGCTGCGCAGCCAGATCAGGAGTCGGACCCCCAGCGCCAGCAACGAGGAGCAGCAGGAATGA
- the SGTA gene encoding small glutamine-rich tetratricopeptide repeat-containing protein alpha isoform X2, which translates to MADKRRLAFSIIQFLQDQLQDGGLSPDAQESLEVAIQCLETAFGVSMDDRGLALSQTLPEIFEAAAAQEPQQTSAVSEPVTLSEEDAAEAERLKAEGNEQMKAENFESAITYYGKAIELNPSNAVYYCNRAAAYSKLGNYIGAVRDCERAINIDPKYSKAYGRMGLALSSLNKLSEAVVYYRKALELDPDNETYKSNLKVTEQKMETPSPSASNLMNNPQVQQLMSGMISGGANPMAAPGASASPNDLASLIQAGQQFAQQMQQQNPELIEQLRSQIRSRTPSASNEEQQE; encoded by the exons ATGGCCGACAAGAGGCGCTTGGCGTTCTCCATCATTCAGTTTCTCCAAGACCAGCTGCAAGATGGGGGGCTCTCCCCAGATGCCCAAGAGAGCCTGGAAG TTGCCATCCAGTGCCTGGAGACGGCCTTTGGGGTGTCCATGGACGACAGAGGCTTAGCCTTGTCCCAGACGTTGCCTGAAATTTTTGAAGCTGCTGCAGCTCAG GAACCGCAGCAAACCTCAGCAGTGTCTGAGCCCGTCACCCTCTCAGAAGAAGACGCAGCTGAAGCAGAGAGGCTGAAAGCTGAGG GAAACGAGCAGATGAAGGCAGAAAACTTTGAAAGTGCCATCACGTACTACGGAAAAGCCATTGAACTGAACCCCTCCAATGCAGTTTACTATTGCAACAG ggcTGCCGCTTACAGCAAACTGGGAAACTACATTGGAGCAGTTAGAGACTGCGAAAGAGCCATAAATATTGACCCCAAATACAGCAAGGCCTACGGCAGGATGGG CTTAGCACTGTCCAGCCTGAACAAACTCTCAGAAGCCGTCGTCTACTACAGAAAAGCCTTGGAGCTTGATCCAGACAACGAAACTTACAAGTCGAACCTGAAAGTCACCGAGCAGAAAATGGAGACGCCGAGCCCTTCG gcaTCTAACCTGATGAACAATCCACAGGTACAGCAGTT aatgTCTGGGATGATCTCAGGCGGTGCCAACCCGATGGCAGCTCCAGGGGCCAGCGCGTCCCCCAACGACCTTGCTAGCCTTATCCAAGC aggCCAACAGTTCGCTCAGCAGATGCAGCAGCAGAATCCTGAGCTCATAGAACAGCTGCGCAGCCAGATCAGGAGTCGGACCCCCAGCGCCAGCAACGAGGAGCAGCAGGAATGA
- the SGTA gene encoding small glutamine-rich tetratricopeptide repeat-containing protein alpha isoform X1: MADKRRLAFSIIQFLQDQLQDGGLSPDAQESLEVAIQCLETAFGVSMDDRGLALSQTLPEIFEAAAAQEPQQTSAVSEPVTLSEEDAAEAERLKAEGNEQMKAENFESAITYYGKAIELNPSNAVYYCNRAAAYSKLGNYIGAVRDCERAINIDPKYSKAYGRMGLALSSLNKLSEAVVYYRKALELDPDNETYKSNLKVTEQKMETPSPSTGGTGGFDLAGLLNNPGFMSMASNLMNNPQVQQLMSGMISGGANPMAAPGASASPNDLASLIQAGQQFAQQMQQQNPELIEQLRSQIRSRTPSASNEEQQE, encoded by the exons ATGGCCGACAAGAGGCGCTTGGCGTTCTCCATCATTCAGTTTCTCCAAGACCAGCTGCAAGATGGGGGGCTCTCCCCAGATGCCCAAGAGAGCCTGGAAG TTGCCATCCAGTGCCTGGAGACGGCCTTTGGGGTGTCCATGGACGACAGAGGCTTAGCCTTGTCCCAGACGTTGCCTGAAATTTTTGAAGCTGCTGCAGCTCAG GAACCGCAGCAAACCTCAGCAGTGTCTGAGCCCGTCACCCTCTCAGAAGAAGACGCAGCTGAAGCAGAGAGGCTGAAAGCTGAGG GAAACGAGCAGATGAAGGCAGAAAACTTTGAAAGTGCCATCACGTACTACGGAAAAGCCATTGAACTGAACCCCTCCAATGCAGTTTACTATTGCAACAG ggcTGCCGCTTACAGCAAACTGGGAAACTACATTGGAGCAGTTAGAGACTGCGAAAGAGCCATAAATATTGACCCCAAATACAGCAAGGCCTACGGCAGGATGGG CTTAGCACTGTCCAGCCTGAACAAACTCTCAGAAGCCGTCGTCTACTACAGAAAAGCCTTGGAGCTTGATCCAGACAACGAAACTTACAAGTCGAACCTGAAAGTCACCGAGCAGAAAATGGAGACGCCGAGCCCTTCG ACAGGGGGCACTGGAGGCTTCGATTTAGCTGGCTTGCTCAACAACCCTGGATTCATGAGCATG gcaTCTAACCTGATGAACAATCCACAGGTACAGCAGTT aatgTCTGGGATGATCTCAGGCGGTGCCAACCCGATGGCAGCTCCAGGGGCCAGCGCGTCCCCCAACGACCTTGCTAGCCTTATCCAAGC aggCCAACAGTTCGCTCAGCAGATGCAGCAGCAGAATCCTGAGCTCATAGAACAGCTGCGCAGCCAGATCAGGAGTCGGACCCCCAGCGCCAGCAACGAGGAGCAGCAGGAATGA